The following are from one region of the Kineococcus aurantiacus genome:
- a CDS encoding fumarylacetoacetate hydrolase family protein yields MRIVSYVHEHGVRGGILSEGAVYDLQRLLLASGRIVTSPSVRDFLTTHGEDLEKLSDQFAQLVQDNPHTWVGDLRNIQLTSPVPDPAKVLCVGLNYKDHVAETGRALPEYPDVFAKFATSMIGPADEIEGADVSSNLDFEGEVAVVIGRTARRVPEAEALAYIAGLAPLNDISARDLQYRGTQWLAGKSVDRSTPWGPALVTLDEAGDIQDLDLVTRVNGTEVQRSNTKYQIFPIARIVSYLSSFLTLEPGDVIATGTPQGIGAKRTPPLWLRPGDVIDVDVERIGLLSNRVGAY; encoded by the coding sequence ATGAGGATCGTCTCCTACGTGCACGAGCATGGCGTTCGCGGCGGCATCCTGTCCGAGGGCGCCGTCTACGACCTGCAACGCCTCCTGCTGGCTTCCGGCCGGATCGTCACCTCCCCCTCGGTCCGTGACTTCCTGACCACCCACGGGGAGGACCTGGAGAAGCTGTCTGACCAGTTCGCTCAGCTGGTGCAGGACAACCCGCACACCTGGGTCGGTGACCTGCGCAACATCCAGCTGACCTCCCCGGTCCCCGACCCTGCCAAGGTGCTGTGCGTCGGGCTCAACTACAAGGACCACGTCGCCGAGACCGGACGGGCGCTGCCGGAGTACCCCGACGTCTTCGCCAAGTTCGCCACCTCCATGATCGGCCCGGCGGACGAGATCGAAGGCGCGGACGTCAGTTCCAACCTCGACTTCGAAGGTGAGGTCGCCGTCGTGATCGGACGCACCGCGCGGCGGGTCCCTGAAGCCGAGGCCCTTGCGTACATCGCCGGGCTGGCACCGCTGAACGACATCTCAGCCCGGGACCTGCAGTACCGCGGCACCCAGTGGCTGGCCGGCAAGTCCGTCGACCGGTCCACGCCCTGGGGGCCCGCCCTGGTCACCCTTGACGAAGCTGGCGACATTCAGGACCTGGATCTGGTGACCCGTGTCAACGGCACGGAAGTGCAGCGCTCGAACACGAAGTACCAGATCTTCCCCATCGCCCGCATCGTGTCCTACCTGTCCAGCTTCCTGACCCTCGAGCCGGGCGATGTCATCGCCACCGGTACCCCCCAGGGCATCGGTGCCAAGCGCACCCCACCGCTGTGGCTGCGCCCCGGCGACGTCATCGACGTCGATGTCGAGCGGATCGGCCTGCTCAGCAACCGCGTAGGCGCGTACTGA
- a CDS encoding aminotransferase class III-fold pyridoxal phosphate-dependent enzyme: MSANTQAPPATDDLLTEDPHLRRGPRGFPLLPGGYGRSTYYIGAPSPYAVRGEGYRVWDDRGRELIDANNNFTSLIHGNAHPEITEAATKALTSGASWGIPNLHEWELAELLLSRLPQLDQVRFTNSGTEAVMSAVRIARASTGRERVIVTQGGYHGTSDLALVPGGPSYTRGVTRGVIDDVTAIPLNDVDRLRRAIETAPTEYAAIILDLLPNRAGLLRISDDFVTTARDLATRHGIVLIIDEVISLRLGLQGLSGQYGVAPDLLTTGKTIGGGFAVGAVVGLAELMAEVDPTRAGSLPHGGTFSGNPVSMAAGAAALRLYPEPEVDRLNRLGDNAREKVNAQVSQAGWEVRGRGSLLRAVPAGAQKVDEATQHRLWWASYQRGLLGSPANLLSLSTPMDGAVVDDIADRLADAVLAVADAPTSA; encoded by the coding sequence GTGTCCGCCAACACCCAGGCTCCCCCCGCCACCGACGATTTGCTCACCGAGGACCCGCACCTGCGTCGCGGCCCGCGCGGCTTCCCACTGCTTCCCGGAGGCTATGGGCGCTCGACCTACTACATCGGAGCTCCCAGCCCCTACGCCGTCCGCGGAGAGGGCTACCGCGTCTGGGACGACCGTGGTCGGGAGCTCATCGACGCGAACAACAACTTCACCTCCTTGATCCACGGTAACGCCCACCCCGAGATCACCGAGGCGGCCACCAAAGCCCTGACCTCCGGCGCGAGTTGGGGCATCCCCAACCTCCACGAGTGGGAATTGGCCGAGCTGCTCCTGTCGCGTCTGCCCCAGCTGGACCAGGTGCGCTTCACCAACTCCGGCACCGAAGCGGTCATGTCCGCCGTCCGGATCGCCCGAGCCAGCACGGGGCGTGAGCGTGTCATCGTCACACAGGGTGGCTACCACGGAACCTCCGACCTCGCCTTGGTCCCCGGCGGCCCCAGCTACACCCGGGGCGTGACGCGCGGGGTCATCGACGACGTCACCGCCATCCCCCTCAACGACGTCGACCGGCTGCGGCGCGCGATCGAGACGGCACCCACGGAGTACGCGGCGATCATCCTCGATCTGCTGCCCAACCGCGCCGGGCTGTTGCGCATCTCCGATGACTTCGTCACTACCGCCCGGGACCTGGCCACCCGGCACGGCATCGTCCTGATCATCGATGAGGTGATCAGCCTGCGCCTGGGGCTGCAGGGCCTGAGCGGGCAGTACGGTGTGGCGCCGGACCTGCTGACCACCGGCAAGACCATCGGCGGCGGCTTCGCTGTTGGGGCAGTCGTCGGGCTCGCCGAGTTGATGGCCGAGGTCGACCCGACGCGAGCAGGCAGCCTGCCGCACGGTGGCACCTTCTCCGGCAACCCGGTGAGCATGGCAGCCGGCGCCGCAGCCCTTCGCCTCTACCCCGAACCCGAGGTCGACCGGCTCAACCGGCTCGGCGACAACGCACGCGAGAAGGTCAACGCCCAAGTCAGCCAGGCCGGATGGGAAGTGCGCGGCCGCGGATCGCTACTGCGCGCGGTCCCCGCAGGAGCTCAGAAGGTCGATGAGGCCACCCAGCACCGTCTGTGGTGGGCCTCCTACCAGCGTGGGCTGCTCGGCTCCCCGGCCAACCTGCTCTCGTTGTCCACCCCCATGGACGGCGCCGTCGTCGACGACATCGCCGACCGCCTGGCCGATGCCGTGCTCGCCGTCGCCGACGCCCCGACCAGCGCCTGA
- a CDS encoding PucR family transcriptional regulator ligand-binding domain-containing protein — translation MSATSTPSTAASGPPMTAVTPKRDFLTIADLVAMPHLGLRLMAGGDGARHAVLWTHTSELADPGPWLEGGELLIVNGFGIPAEPDEQVEYLTRLSLHRLAGLAVSARSPTLTPELLATADRLAFPVLRIPRQIPFVELSHLVANARDRSARSRLSRHLQIFETLRLRNSPDSDVVKFYTELERVSGYRLALVSPAGRPLLAQWPWMPDDLAFDPRPAASKELRVVPGGFVIPLVVGDRVTAHLVGRERTDAVPGGLAALQHVASLAELDAIDDQRHREALHREGGELLASALDAPAASEDHRKRLSRFGLDPSRGLRVLAIAGRTGHLVPEQWVRDWLCDRDIPHLLLLRQGVLLAVVDRDEPNLREMAIHLAVDLGVSSRCDDPGELARLRRQAVWSLTLANESAEPSVVLADQQQGLARWLNPDVQTIKELAGAVLRPLMEYDAQNDGELLRTLTVYFRNQGRVRPSAAELFIHEHTLTYRLKRIEQLVDRDLKSYRDLFELWLATVATPLMDRS, via the coding sequence GTGTCCGCAACCTCGACGCCGTCCACAGCAGCTTCCGGGCCGCCGATGACGGCAGTCACCCCCAAACGGGACTTCCTCACCATCGCCGACCTTGTGGCCATGCCGCACCTGGGGCTGCGGCTGATGGCCGGCGGCGATGGTGCCCGCCACGCCGTGCTGTGGACGCACACCTCTGAGCTCGCCGACCCGGGGCCGTGGCTGGAAGGCGGTGAGCTGCTCATCGTCAACGGCTTCGGCATCCCCGCCGAACCCGATGAGCAGGTCGAGTACCTCACCCGGCTATCCCTGCACCGCCTCGCTGGATTGGCCGTCAGTGCGCGATCCCCCACGCTCACGCCGGAGCTGCTGGCCACCGCCGACCGCCTAGCCTTCCCCGTGTTGCGCATCCCCCGGCAGATCCCCTTTGTCGAGCTGTCGCACCTGGTGGCCAACGCGCGGGACAGGTCGGCCCGCAGCCGGCTGTCGCGCCACCTGCAGATCTTTGAGACCCTGCGGCTGCGCAACAGTCCCGACAGCGATGTGGTGAAGTTCTACACCGAACTGGAGCGGGTCTCCGGTTACCGACTGGCCCTCGTGTCCCCGGCCGGTCGCCCTCTGCTCGCGCAGTGGCCGTGGATGCCCGACGACCTCGCCTTCGACCCGAGGCCTGCAGCCTCGAAGGAGCTGCGGGTCGTCCCCGGCGGCTTCGTCATACCGTTGGTTGTCGGCGACCGGGTCACCGCCCACCTCGTCGGGCGCGAGCGGACCGATGCGGTCCCCGGAGGCCTGGCCGCCCTGCAACACGTCGCCTCGCTCGCCGAGCTGGACGCCATCGACGACCAGCGCCATCGGGAGGCGCTGCACCGTGAAGGCGGCGAGCTGCTGGCGAGCGCACTGGACGCCCCCGCCGCGAGCGAAGATCACCGCAAGCGCCTGTCCAGGTTCGGGCTGGACCCTTCCCGCGGCCTACGCGTGCTCGCCATCGCAGGACGCACGGGACACCTGGTGCCCGAGCAGTGGGTCCGCGACTGGCTCTGCGACCGCGACATCCCGCACCTGCTGCTCCTTCGGCAAGGCGTCTTGTTGGCCGTCGTCGACCGCGACGAGCCCAACCTGCGTGAGATGGCCATCCACTTGGCAGTGGACCTGGGCGTCAGCTCCCGTTGCGATGACCCCGGCGAGCTGGCCCGACTACGTCGGCAGGCCGTCTGGTCGCTCACCCTGGCCAACGAGTCGGCTGAGCCAAGCGTGGTCCTGGCCGATCAGCAGCAGGGGTTGGCCCGCTGGCTCAATCCTGACGTGCAGACGATCAAGGAGCTGGCCGGCGCGGTCTTGCGCCCTTTAATGGAGTACGACGCTCAGAACGACGGCGAGCTGCTGCGCACCTTGACGGTCTACTTCCGGAACCAGGGCCGGGTACGGCCCTCAGCGGCTGAGCTTTTCATTCACGAGCACACCTTGACCTACCGGCTCAAGCGCATTGAGCAGCTCGTCGACCGTGATCTGAAGTCCTACCGTGATCTCTTCGAGCTGTGGCTCGCCACCGTGGCGACCCCGCTGATGGACCGGTCCTGA
- a CDS encoding hydantoinase B/oxoprolinase family protein codes for MSREFDPVKLSVLANAFDGIVREMTSGLLRSARSSVINTARDFSCAVLTADNQLLAAAEGVPVHVFGAGPLGEDMVALHDDIREGDAYLHNDPYLGNSHAADHVILVPIFVQGRHLFTAVTKAHQADCGNSLPTTFFATARDVYEEGALIFPCVRIQRDYTDLDDIIRMCRSRIRVPEQWYGDYLASVGASRIAERRVQELAEKFGADVLIEFVQAWFDYSERLAVSAVETLPEYVITGTSTHDPFPGTGPEGVPLKATVSVKPKEGRVTIDLRDNPDNLPNGLNLTRATATGAALAGVLSGLPENLPSNAGTFRRFEVLLREGCAVGIPKHPYSCSSGTTNLADRVVNIVQSAFSQIEDGYGAAEGASGQAPAKSVISGIDERNGNAYVNQILVGGVGGPATPYVDGWPTYQRPVCGALLYHDSVEVDEQRYPILVHERVLVADTGGAGRQRGGLATRVTLEARDDDLTITYGIEGKLNPPKGVRGGAGGAGPQTWVEGSDGVRTEIPVVGRYDLRRGDKVVSITPGGGGYGDPLERDAEAVLDDLRESRISARGALEDYGVVISDLEIDEVATAQLRRERVGAR; via the coding sequence GTGTCGCGCGAATTTGACCCGGTCAAGCTGTCGGTGCTGGCCAACGCCTTCGACGGCATCGTCCGGGAGATGACCAGCGGACTGCTGCGCTCGGCTCGCTCTTCGGTCATCAACACCGCCCGCGACTTCTCCTGCGCCGTGCTGACCGCCGACAACCAGCTGTTGGCGGCCGCTGAGGGCGTACCGGTGCACGTCTTCGGCGCCGGCCCGCTGGGTGAGGACATGGTGGCGCTGCACGACGACATCCGTGAAGGCGACGCCTACCTGCACAACGACCCCTACCTGGGCAACTCGCACGCAGCCGACCACGTCATCCTCGTGCCCATCTTCGTGCAGGGTCGTCACCTCTTCACCGCAGTCACCAAGGCCCACCAGGCCGACTGCGGCAACTCCCTTCCGACGACGTTCTTCGCCACCGCCCGAGACGTCTACGAGGAAGGTGCGCTGATCTTTCCCTGCGTCAGGATCCAGCGTGACTACACCGACCTTGACGACATCATCCGGATGTGCCGCTCGCGCATCCGGGTACCCGAGCAGTGGTACGGGGACTACCTGGCCTCCGTGGGTGCCTCGCGCATCGCTGAACGCCGCGTGCAGGAGCTCGCCGAGAAGTTCGGCGCCGATGTCTTGATCGAGTTCGTGCAAGCCTGGTTCGACTACTCCGAGCGGCTCGCCGTCAGCGCGGTCGAGACGCTGCCGGAGTATGTCATCACCGGCACCAGCACTCACGACCCCTTCCCCGGAACCGGCCCCGAGGGTGTGCCTCTAAAGGCCACTGTCTCGGTCAAACCGAAGGAGGGGCGTGTCACGATCGACCTGCGTGACAACCCTGACAACCTGCCGAACGGCCTGAACCTCACCCGGGCGACGGCCACCGGTGCTGCTCTGGCCGGCGTGTTGTCCGGCCTGCCGGAAAATCTGCCCAGCAACGCGGGTACCTTCCGCCGCTTTGAGGTCCTGCTGCGAGAAGGCTGCGCGGTCGGCATTCCCAAGCACCCCTACTCGTGCTCGTCGGGCACCACCAACCTGGCCGACCGTGTCGTCAACATCGTCCAGTCCGCGTTCTCTCAGATCGAGGACGGCTACGGGGCGGCCGAAGGAGCCTCCGGTCAGGCTCCGGCCAAGTCAGTCATCTCCGGCATCGATGAGCGCAACGGCAATGCCTACGTCAATCAGATCCTCGTCGGCGGTGTGGGCGGACCGGCCACCCCTTACGTCGATGGCTGGCCCACCTACCAGCGTCCGGTGTGCGGTGCCTTGCTGTACCACGACAGCGTCGAGGTCGACGAGCAGCGCTACCCCATCCTGGTCCATGAGCGGGTCCTGGTCGCCGACACCGGCGGCGCCGGCCGCCAGCGCGGCGGCCTCGCGACTCGAGTCACCCTCGAAGCTCGCGACGACGACTTGACCATCACCTACGGCATCGAGGGCAAGCTCAACCCCCCCAAGGGCGTGCGCGGCGGTGCCGGCGGTGCTGGGCCGCAAACCTGGGTGGAAGGGTCTGACGGTGTCCGCACCGAGATCCCCGTGGTAGGCCGCTACGACCTGCGCCGCGGCGACAAGGTCGTGTCCATAACACCCGGCGGCGGCGGTTACGGCGACCCGTTGGAGCGTGATGCTGAGGCAGTCCTAGACGACCTGCGTGAAAGCCGCATCAGCGCTCGAGGCGCTCTGGAGGACTACGGTGTGGTCATCAGCGACCTCGAGATCGACGAGGTCGCCACGGCGCAGCTGCGTCGCGAGCGCGTCGGCGCCCGCTAG
- a CDS encoding Gfo/Idh/MocA family protein: MSEVEPIRVGIVGVGNVLNQYLDKIAVHPDVRIVALADVNAEAVKGRAQQYGIDKALTPDELLDDPEVELVLNLTPPKLHAPVSLQAIAAGKHVLSEKPFATSLAEAQQVLEAARAAGVHAGSAPTTFLGSGMQTSRKLIDDGWIGQPVAAFGSFACRGYEHWHPNVDPFYSPGAGPMLDIGPYLITNLVNFFGPVQRVSASTPRSSQTRPRPTGDGGYEGVIDIQTPTHVTGSIDFESGAVATVIVSWDVWNHNLPHLEIYGTSGSIAAPNPDHFSGAPVLRRGEPGDLALDMTPPGGGDWRQTPITHRDDAYRGIGLAEFGHAIRTGVEPRTGGQFAYHVLEVLLAFEASSTQGRHVDVDSTCERPRPLPSVGPHEPYRFD, encoded by the coding sequence ATGAGTGAAGTGGAACCCATCAGGGTCGGCATCGTCGGCGTCGGCAACGTCCTGAACCAGTACCTGGACAAGATCGCTGTGCACCCCGACGTTCGCATCGTCGCACTCGCTGACGTCAACGCCGAAGCGGTCAAGGGTCGCGCCCAGCAGTACGGGATCGACAAGGCCTTGACACCCGATGAGCTGCTCGACGACCCTGAAGTCGAGCTCGTGCTCAACTTGACCCCGCCTAAGCTCCACGCCCCAGTGTCGTTGCAGGCCATCGCGGCCGGTAAGCACGTGCTGTCGGAAAAGCCGTTCGCCACATCGCTGGCGGAGGCCCAGCAGGTCCTCGAGGCTGCCCGGGCAGCTGGGGTGCACGCCGGGTCCGCGCCCACGACCTTCCTGGGGTCGGGGATGCAGACCAGTCGCAAGCTCATCGATGACGGCTGGATCGGCCAACCCGTCGCCGCCTTCGGGTCCTTCGCCTGCCGCGGATACGAGCACTGGCACCCCAACGTGGATCCCTTCTACAGCCCCGGGGCCGGTCCGATGCTCGACATCGGTCCCTACTTGATCACCAACCTGGTCAACTTCTTCGGGCCGGTGCAGCGTGTCTCAGCCAGCACGCCCCGCTCTTCGCAGACCCGCCCACGTCCCACCGGCGACGGAGGCTACGAAGGAGTCATCGACATCCAGACGCCGACGCACGTGACCGGATCGATCGACTTCGAGTCCGGAGCGGTCGCCACCGTGATCGTCAGCTGGGACGTGTGGAACCACAACCTGCCCCACCTGGAGATCTACGGCACCAGTGGATCCATCGCCGCGCCGAACCCGGATCACTTCTCAGGCGCACCGGTGCTGCGCCGCGGCGAGCCCGGCGACCTGGCGCTGGACATGACCCCGCCCGGGGGAGGCGACTGGCGTCAGACGCCCATCACTCACCGTGACGACGCCTATCGGGGCATTGGTCTGGCGGAATTCGGCCACGCCATTCGCACGGGTGTCGAGCCGCGCACCGGTGGCCAGTTCGCGTACCACGTCCTGGAGGTCCTACTGGCCTTCGAGGCATCCTCGACCCAGGGTCGGCACGTCGACGTGGACAGCACGTGTGAGCGACCGCGCCCGTTGCCTTCGGTCGGACCGCACGAGCCCTACCGGTTCGACTGA
- a CDS encoding C-terminal binding protein has product MSGDAQGTILVAPHHFPDLDREHALAKEVDRELVAAPDADAFRTALPDAEVVMVTPYARLTAEEFPFMGKCRAVIRYGMGYDNIDVDAATAAGIPVAIVPGTASEEVASHAFAMGLALARRLPTGDASIRSLGWAGIIGYDTPVLSQLQVGVVGLGRIGQHVARMWTAVGAHVKGYDPYATDGPVELATLDTVLQESDVVSLHLPLNDDTWHLVSEDVLARMRRGAVVVNVSRGGLIDEDALAAALISGHLAGAGIDTFSQEPVAAEHPLRSAPNTILTPHIAWRSNRSTGALQDGAVQRARLALTGQPLTDRVN; this is encoded by the coding sequence ATGAGCGGCGACGCGCAGGGAACCATCTTGGTGGCACCGCACCACTTCCCAGACCTCGACCGTGAACACGCGCTGGCGAAGGAGGTCGACCGGGAGCTGGTGGCAGCACCCGACGCCGACGCCTTCCGCACCGCATTGCCCGACGCTGAAGTTGTGATGGTCACACCGTACGCCCGCTTGACCGCCGAGGAGTTCCCCTTCATGGGCAAGTGCCGGGCGGTGATCCGCTACGGCATGGGCTACGACAACATCGACGTCGACGCAGCCACCGCAGCAGGCATCCCGGTAGCGATCGTTCCCGGGACCGCTTCCGAGGAGGTGGCCTCGCACGCCTTCGCGATGGGTCTGGCCTTGGCCCGGCGGCTACCCACCGGCGATGCTTCCATCCGCTCGCTGGGTTGGGCCGGCATCATCGGCTACGACACTCCAGTGCTCTCCCAGTTGCAGGTGGGCGTCGTGGGCCTTGGCCGCATCGGTCAGCACGTCGCCCGCATGTGGACGGCCGTGGGAGCTCACGTCAAGGGGTACGACCCCTACGCCACCGACGGTCCGGTGGAGCTGGCCACCCTCGACACCGTCCTGCAGGAGTCCGACGTCGTCTCCTTGCACCTGCCGCTCAACGACGACACCTGGCACCTGGTCTCCGAAGACGTGCTGGCCCGGATGCGCCGGGGGGCTGTCGTGGTCAACGTCTCACGCGGAGGCCTCATCGACGAGGACGCCCTGGCCGCGGCCCTGATCTCAGGTCATCTCGCCGGCGCAGGCATCGACACCTTCTCCCAGGAGCCAGTCGCCGCCGAGCACCCGCTGCGGTCGGCCCCCAACACGATCCTCACCCCGCACATCGCCTGGCGGTCGAACCGCTCGACCGGTGCCTTACAGGACGGTGCGGTGCAGCGAGCCCGGCTGGCGCTGACCGGGCAGCCCCTGACCGACCGCGTGAACTGA
- a CDS encoding hydantoinase/oxoprolinase family protein yields MNDVHTENKGDGARYRIAVDTGGTFTDVVVGSDTGDMAVGKALTTYDRVFTGFEASVHRAAESVGWDGEEVLRNADVIVYGTTHATNAVLTGRVARTALLTTDGFADTLLLREGGRRDAFDSKAAYPGPYIPRRLTYEVRERISSEGDVLVPLDEQQVREVLQQLADENIEAVAVSFLWSIVNDTHEKRLGQLIEDILPGVPYTLSHEANPTIREYRRSSAAAIDASLKPLMADHLGNLRSDLVQYGFSGDLLVVTSEGAVLDVADVLDRPVLLLNSGPSMAPLVGAAAAPDREIVVVCDMGGTTFDVSLVEKGVVRHTREAWLGEPFVGHLTGLSSVAVSSIGAGGGSIAWIDGGGLLRVGPQSARSTPGPAAYGRGGEEPTVTDACVALGYLDASGFEGGFTLDRHAAVKAIDSRIAGPLGMDTTQAAQAILDVSANHMATAIRQASLEQGVDPRGALIVAGGGAGAMVAAAIGILLEADTVLIPATAGVLAAYGAHRAPIATEFLSPLHNDTHAFDAASATRAVEDLKAKAAVFAARFDGVGEKPEFTYFVDARYPGQAWDLRVHLVSAPEGPDTATVIEQAFHAEHDRRNGTHDARSRVEVITWGVRVEVPRPEQLKDTVATSGAPQSHRTDPMVFGGATYDTTRFRGVTLGPADKIVGPAVIDLPTTTIVVPPEWDATLDDRSNIYLTRKEA; encoded by the coding sequence ATGAACGACGTTCACACCGAGAACAAGGGCGACGGTGCCAGGTACCGCATCGCCGTCGACACCGGCGGCACCTTCACCGACGTGGTGGTCGGGTCCGACACCGGCGACATGGCGGTCGGCAAGGCGCTGACGACCTACGACCGCGTCTTCACCGGCTTCGAAGCCTCGGTCCACCGTGCGGCCGAGTCCGTCGGCTGGGACGGGGAGGAGGTGCTGCGCAACGCCGACGTCATCGTGTACGGCACCACCCACGCCACCAACGCCGTCCTCACCGGCAGGGTCGCTCGTACCGCGCTGCTGACCACCGACGGCTTCGCCGACACTCTGCTGCTGCGCGAAGGAGGCCGGCGCGACGCGTTCGACTCCAAGGCCGCCTACCCCGGGCCCTACATCCCCCGTCGGCTCACCTACGAGGTTCGCGAGCGGATCTCCTCCGAAGGCGACGTCCTGGTTCCCCTGGACGAGCAGCAGGTCCGCGAGGTGCTGCAGCAGCTGGCCGACGAGAACATCGAGGCCGTGGCGGTCTCCTTCTTGTGGTCGATCGTCAACGACACCCACGAGAAGCGACTGGGTCAGCTCATCGAGGACATCCTGCCCGGAGTTCCGTACACGCTGTCCCACGAGGCCAACCCCACCATCCGTGAGTACCGCCGGTCCTCGGCCGCGGCGATCGACGCCTCGCTCAAGCCCCTCATGGCCGACCACCTGGGCAACCTGCGCTCGGACCTGGTGCAGTACGGGTTCTCCGGTGACCTGCTGGTGGTGACCTCCGAAGGCGCCGTCCTCGACGTGGCCGATGTTCTCGATCGACCGGTACTGCTGCTCAACTCCGGTCCGTCGATGGCCCCCTTGGTCGGTGCCGCCGCCGCGCCCGACCGCGAGATCGTCGTCGTGTGCGACATGGGCGGGACCACCTTCGACGTCTCCTTGGTAGAGAAGGGCGTCGTCCGTCACACGCGCGAGGCCTGGCTGGGTGAGCCGTTCGTCGGTCACCTCACCGGGTTGTCGTCCGTCGCCGTCTCCAGCATCGGCGCCGGCGGTGGCAGCATCGCTTGGATCGACGGCGGCGGTCTGCTGCGCGTCGGCCCGCAGAGCGCGCGCAGCACGCCCGGCCCGGCCGCCTACGGCCGCGGTGGCGAGGAGCCGACCGTCACCGACGCGTGTGTGGCGCTCGGCTACCTCGACGCCAGCGGCTTCGAAGGGGGCTTCACCCTCGACCGCCACGCCGCCGTCAAGGCGATCGACTCGCGCATCGCCGGCCCGCTCGGCATGGACACCACTCAAGCCGCCCAGGCCATCCTCGACGTCTCGGCCAACCACATGGCCACGGCCATCCGGCAGGCGTCCCTGGAGCAGGGCGTGGATCCGCGCGGAGCACTCATCGTCGCCGGCGGAGGAGCGGGCGCGATGGTCGCCGCGGCCATCGGCATCCTGCTGGAGGCCGATACGGTGTTGATTCCCGCCACCGCCGGTGTCCTGGCGGCCTACGGCGCGCACCGGGCGCCCATCGCCACCGAGTTCCTCTCGCCCCTGCACAACGACACCCACGCCTTCGACGCCGCCTCCGCGACGCGGGCCGTCGAAGACCTCAAGGCCAAAGCCGCCGTGTTCGCCGCCCGCTTCGACGGCGTGGGGGAGAAGCCGGAGTTCACCTACTTCGTCGACGCCCGCTACCCTGGACAGGCTTGGGACCTGCGAGTGCACCTGGTGTCGGCTCCCGAGGGCCCCGACACCGCGACGGTGATCGAGCAGGCTTTCCACGCCGAGCACGACCGCCGCAACGGCACGCACGACGCCCGCAGCCGCGTTGAGGTCATCACTTGGGGCGTGCGGGTCGAGGTACCCCGCCCGGAGCAGCTCAAGGACACGGTCGCCACGAGCGGCGCCCCGCAGTCGCACCGCACCGACCCGATGGTCTTTGGCGGCGCCACCTACGACACGACGCGTTTTCGCGGCGTGACCCTCGGTCCGGCGGACAAGATCGTGGGGCCGGCGGTCATCGACCTGCCGACCACGACCATCGTCGTGCCCCCCGAGTGGGACGCCACCTTGGATGACCGTTCCAACATCTACCTGACCCGCAAGGAGGCGTGA